A genomic window from Brevibacillus agri includes:
- a CDS encoding IS3 family transposase (programmed frameshift) gives MPPRKGQKQQQYDEATKSEAVRLRVEEHWSYPMIMEKLGIKSKTQIREWVQKRQNGETFEDYRGRWIKKYFSSLEEENNYLKAQVELPKKAQSKSTRGGKLDKQTRFRTIEEMSRKYAVVMLCEIAEVSRAGYYKWKATEKVRKVRVEQDADLKEHILAIHRIRPYFGYKRMRTALRKEGLQVNTKKVRRLMRELGIRSVIRKKRPFAGRKPSIVFNNVLNRQFAADEARKKYVTDITYIRVVDDFIYLSVVLDLYNNETVAWEVSERNDLDLVLSTVKQLGNGDAILHSDQGFQYTTKTYANLLQEQGLTGSHSRRGNCFDNACVESFFSHLKTEKLYLEKPRDIAHARKLIAEYIEFYNTERFQKKLGDLSPVQYRESIAA, from the exons ATGCCGCCACGTAAAGGGCAAAAACAGCAGCAATATGACGAAGCAACGAAGAGCGAAGCAGTACGTTTGCGGGTTGAGGAGCATTGGAGCTACCCAATGATAATGGAGAAATTAGGCATTAAAAGTAAGACGCAGATTCGGGAGTGGGTACAGAAACGGCAAAACGGTGAAACGTTTGAAGACTATAGAGGGCGATGGATCAAGAAGTATTTCAGCAGTCTAGAGGAAGAGAACAACTACTTGAAAGCGCAGGTCGAAT TACCTAAAAAAGCTCAATCCAAATCTACACGGGGAGGGAAGTTGGATAAGCAAACCCGGTTTAGGACGATCGAAGAAATGAGTCGCAAGTACGCTGTGGTCATGCTATGCGAAATAGCGGAGGTCTCCCGGGCGGGCTACTACAAGTGGAAGGCGACGGAGAAGGTTCGTAAGGTACGTGTGGAGCAGGATGCCGACCTAAAGGAACATATACTGGCAATTCACCGCATTCGCCCATACTTTGGGTATAAACGAATGCGCACGGCTCTACGCAAAGAGGGACTACAAGTAAATACGAAGAAAGTTCGCCGACTGATGCGAGAATTGGGCATCCGCTCAGTGATCCGCAAAAAGCGTCCATTTGCCGGCCGCAAGCCCTCCATCGTGTTCAACAATGTCCTTAATCGCCAGTTCGCTGCGGACGAGGCTAGAAAGAAATATGTAACCGATATTACCTATATTCGAGTCGTCGATGACTTCATTTATCTGTCCGTGGTCCTGGATCTGTATAATAACGAAACGGTTGCTTGGGAAGTGTCGGAGAGAAACGATCTTGATCTTGTGCTGTCTACGGTGAAGCAACTGGGTAATGGAGATGCGATCCTGCACTCCGACCAAGGATTCCAGTACACTACCAAGACATACGCAAATCTGTTGCAAGAACAAGGGCTAACCGGAAGCCATTCCAGACGGGGGAACTGCTTCGACAACGCTTGTGTTGAATCGTTTTTTTCACACCTGAAGACGGAAAAGTTGTATCTGGAGAAACCAAGAGATATAGCTCACGCTCGCAAACTGATCGCTGAATACATCGAATTCTACAATACAGAACGGTTCCAGAAAAAACTCGGCGACCTCTCCCCAGTCCAATACCGGGAATCGATCGCCGCTTAA
- a CDS encoding dimethylarginine dimethylaminohydrolase family protein, which translates to MFQGSQSMVKKLKTVIIKHPREAFISQAHLDASWKTFHYTDCPDWDKALQEYEKFEAILREHVANVLYLPQSDKTGLDSLYAHDPVKFTSKGAIILKSGKELRQGEAEVYKEFLQANNIPILGQLTGDAQADGGDLVWLDEKTLAIGLGFRTNQAAIAQIKEMVKDFTEEVIVVPLPYDRGPAECLHLMSIISLVDHDLAVVYSKLMPVFFRQLLVDRGIELIEVPDREYENLGSNVLALAPRVCMVVAGNPVTKERLEKAGATVYEYEGEEISYKGTGGPTCLTSPVERV; encoded by the coding sequence ATGTTCCAAGGCAGCCAATCCATGGTCAAAAAGCTGAAAACCGTCATCATCAAGCATCCCCGCGAAGCGTTTATCAGCCAGGCCCATCTCGACGCATCCTGGAAAACTTTTCACTATACAGACTGCCCTGACTGGGACAAAGCTTTGCAGGAGTACGAAAAATTCGAAGCGATCCTCCGCGAGCACGTAGCCAACGTGCTGTACCTCCCGCAATCGGACAAAACCGGGCTCGACTCCCTCTACGCCCATGATCCGGTAAAGTTCACGTCCAAAGGCGCGATCATCCTCAAATCCGGCAAAGAGCTGCGCCAAGGCGAAGCGGAAGTGTACAAGGAGTTTTTGCAAGCAAACAACATCCCGATCCTGGGACAACTGACAGGCGATGCGCAGGCAGACGGCGGCGACCTCGTCTGGCTGGATGAAAAAACGTTGGCGATCGGGCTTGGCTTCCGCACCAATCAGGCGGCGATCGCCCAGATTAAGGAGATGGTCAAGGACTTCACGGAAGAAGTCATCGTCGTACCGCTGCCATATGACCGCGGCCCGGCCGAGTGCCTGCATCTGATGTCGATTATCAGCCTCGTCGACCACGATCTCGCTGTCGTCTACTCCAAGCTGATGCCTGTGTTTTTCCGCCAACTGCTCGTCGACAGAGGCATCGAACTGATCGAAGTGCCCGATCGCGAATACGAAAACCTCGGCAGCAACGTCCTCGCGCTCGCCCCGCGCGTGTGCATGGTCGTGGCGGGCAATCCGGTCACGAAGGAGCGGCTGGAAAAAGCAGGCGCTACCGTGTACGAATACGAAGGCGAAGAAATCTCCTACAAAGGCACGGGCGGCCCGACTTGCCTGACTTCTCCGGTGGAGCGTGTGTAG
- a CDS encoding IclR family transcriptional regulator — MIQSFDRAMAIATALASDEHRKWWTINDLAKECQLPVSTIYRLLYTLMKHGLVEQDAATKQYTLGIKWMEFGLRVLDRIDYRKVIKPMIEELAREVEESVYFSQPSGLESIVIDRVDSQHNIRIYDQLGLRIPMHIGAANKVVLAHMPAEEARQIVLQLVGEEETPAFMEKLAEIRKVGYAVSFAERTENTASVAAPVFDYTQKVIGALSIGIVTFDLKEERLNYLIERVKDVARKTSQRLGKM, encoded by the coding sequence GTGATTCAATCGTTTGATCGGGCGATGGCGATTGCGACGGCACTTGCGTCGGACGAGCATAGAAAGTGGTGGACCATCAACGATTTGGCGAAAGAATGTCAGCTCCCGGTGAGTACGATCTACCGCTTGTTGTACACGCTGATGAAGCACGGGCTGGTGGAGCAGGATGCAGCTACCAAGCAGTACACACTGGGGATCAAATGGATGGAGTTCGGCCTGCGCGTGCTCGACCGGATTGATTACCGCAAAGTCATCAAGCCGATGATCGAGGAGCTTGCCAGAGAGGTGGAAGAAAGCGTTTACTTCAGCCAGCCGAGCGGCCTGGAGTCGATTGTGATCGATCGCGTGGACAGCCAGCACAACATTCGCATCTACGACCAGCTTGGTTTGCGCATCCCGATGCACATCGGCGCGGCAAACAAGGTTGTTTTGGCGCACATGCCGGCAGAAGAAGCGCGGCAAATCGTGTTGCAGCTCGTCGGCGAGGAGGAGACGCCCGCTTTCATGGAAAAGCTGGCCGAAATCCGCAAAGTCGGCTATGCCGTCAGCTTCGCGGAACGGACGGAAAATACGGCTTCGGTCGCGGCACCTGTTTTTGATTACACGCAAAAAGTAATCGGCGCTTTGAGCATCGGCATCGTCACCTTCGATTTGAAAGAAGAGCGGTTGAATTATTTGATCGAGCGCGTGAAGGACGTCGCCCGCAAAACGTCGCAGCGGCTGGGGAAGATGTAG
- a CDS encoding GNAT family N-acetyltransferase: MLNGIWNRGGRKIGWNGGTGVAPKHRRSGVGQALIEATLQIYREQGVELAALVAISRTCRRAATRCTGGFLMNREGKRLPCCFSVKPVPDEQTGRRLSQAHWPMCLLRWTRSFIASPSICPSQMRQPPEFCKVRAFPRWPSRFS; this comes from the coding sequence GTGCTGAACGGGATATGGAACAGAGGCGGGCGAAAAATCGGCTGGAACGGAGGGACAGGGGTGGCGCCGAAGCACAGGCGCAGCGGAGTCGGGCAAGCGTTGATCGAAGCGACGTTGCAGATTTACCGCGAGCAGGGCGTGGAGCTTGCGGCGCTGGTCGCCATCTCGAGAACGTGCAGGCGGGCGGCTACGCGCTGTACAGGCGGATTTTTGATGAACAGGGAAGGCAAACGACTGCCTTGCTGTTTCAGTGTGAAGCCAGTCCCGGACGAGCAGACCGGGAGGCGATTGTCGCAAGCGCACTGGCCCATGTGTTTGCTCCGCTGGACCAGGAGCTTCATCGCCTCACCGTCAATTTGCCCGTCGCAAATGAGGCAACCACCCGAATTTTGCAAAGTGCGGGCTTTTCCACGCTGGCCGAGCAGGTTTTCATGA
- a CDS encoding sensor histidine kinase — translation MSLLKELILQMFFALTPFVLFNIYYRDRMRNYSRCFILVTSSVCMFLAMTFASSVNEGIIFDIRHVIVFFALIYGGVRIALIVLIESALYRFYLGGEGTWVAMLVMAATFAISLLIYQRYKASYRKTLFTLLTGALFSLIDLGLTYFNFPTYVSHQLPYHVLVIPVQNFVGIWLLMSLFSKCVSDKELFIRHAQNEKIETMSHVAASLAHEVRNPLTAVKGFLRLIQEDPGNIAKTDQYIRISMDEIQRTEAILTEYLALSKPLKERTELIDVCEQLHVVREVMLPFANMNNVELELQAYEKPVTIMANPDEFKQVLVNFIKNAIEACAETAKGKVSLSLFIEKNNALLVIKDNGIGMDEGQIRRLGTIYFSTKTSGTGLGLTYSYHVIHTFGGSVSVSSKPKVGTKFTITFPYHQPQ, via the coding sequence ATGAGTCTACTAAAAGAACTAATCTTGCAAATGTTTTTTGCCTTGACACCGTTTGTTTTGTTCAACATCTATTACCGCGACCGGATGCGTAACTATAGCCGTTGCTTTATTCTCGTAACCAGCTCTGTCTGCATGTTTCTGGCGATGACCTTCGCTTCGAGCGTCAACGAAGGAATCATTTTCGACATCAGGCACGTCATCGTCTTTTTCGCTCTGATCTACGGCGGAGTACGAATCGCCTTGATCGTGCTGATCGAATCAGCGCTGTACCGCTTTTATCTGGGCGGCGAAGGCACCTGGGTCGCCATGCTCGTAATGGCCGCCACGTTTGCAATCTCCCTCCTGATATATCAACGCTACAAAGCCAGTTATCGGAAAACACTGTTTACTCTTTTGACGGGTGCGCTTTTTTCCCTGATAGATTTGGGGTTGACCTATTTCAATTTTCCCACCTATGTATCCCATCAGCTTCCCTATCATGTGCTTGTGATTCCCGTTCAAAATTTTGTCGGCATCTGGCTGTTGATGTCGTTATTTAGCAAATGCGTATCAGACAAGGAATTGTTCATTCGCCATGCCCAAAACGAAAAAATCGAGACGATGAGCCACGTCGCCGCTTCACTGGCGCACGAGGTGCGAAACCCGCTCACGGCCGTCAAAGGATTTTTGCGCCTGATCCAGGAGGACCCGGGAAACATTGCGAAAACCGATCAGTACATTCGCATCAGCATGGACGAGATTCAGCGCACGGAAGCGATTTTGACGGAGTACCTGGCGCTGTCCAAGCCGCTCAAGGAGCGCACCGAGCTGATCGACGTATGCGAGCAGCTCCATGTCGTCCGCGAGGTCATGCTGCCGTTTGCCAACATGAACAACGTCGAGTTGGAGCTGCAAGCTTATGAAAAGCCCGTCACGATCATGGCCAATCCCGACGAGTTCAAGCAGGTGCTGGTCAACTTTATCAAAAACGCCATCGAGGCATGCGCGGAGACGGCCAAAGGGAAAGTCTCCCTGTCGTTGTTCATCGAAAAAAACAACGCCCTGCTCGTCATCAAGGACAACGGCATCGGGATGGACGAGGGCCAGATCAGACGACTTGGCACGATCTATTTTTCTACCAAAACGAGCGGGACCGGACTCGGCCTGACTTATTCCTATCACGTCATTCACACGTTTGGCGGTTCTGTGAGCGTGTCGAGCAAGCCGAAGGTCGGCACCAAGTTCACGATTACGTTTCCGTACCATCAGCCGCAGTAG
- a CDS encoding sugar ABC transporter substrate-binding protein: protein MKKKLGLVTSIVLAASLALTACGGGADTQNQAGSGASGGEKAKRIALIMRQNVGTFSAQYINGVKQEVEKNGGELTVFNADTDLSKMASNLDAAVNQNFDGILIDHGTAEALQQGTQKAVDKKIPVVLFDTDIKLPGVPVVEQDDNKLAELSLEKLAADTGGKGNIVKIWVAGFAPMEKRQVTYEAFLKKYPDIKEIAAFGSATNNTALDTQAQMEAILKKYPNKGDITAVWASWDEFAKGATRAIQQAGRTEIKVYGIDLSDEDLQLIQEPNSPWVATAAVDPSNIGRIHAQTVFQKMKGEQVPDSVKLNPVLVKQEDLPKDKKVTMGDLSQYVQEWGK from the coding sequence ATGAAAAAGAAACTGGGTCTTGTCACATCAATCGTACTGGCTGCGTCGCTGGCCTTGACCGCTTGCGGCGGGGGAGCGGACACCCAAAATCAGGCGGGAAGCGGCGCTTCCGGCGGCGAGAAGGCGAAGCGCATTGCCTTGATTATGCGCCAAAACGTCGGCACGTTTTCTGCCCAATACATTAACGGCGTGAAGCAGGAAGTCGAGAAAAACGGCGGCGAGCTGACCGTATTCAACGCAGATACCGATTTGTCGAAAATGGCCTCCAACCTCGATGCTGCGGTGAACCAAAATTTTGACGGCATCCTGATTGACCACGGTACGGCGGAAGCGCTGCAGCAAGGCACGCAAAAAGCGGTCGACAAAAAGATCCCGGTTGTGCTGTTCGACACCGATATCAAGCTGCCGGGCGTCCCTGTCGTCGAGCAAGATGACAACAAGCTGGCCGAGTTGAGCCTGGAAAAGCTGGCTGCCGATACGGGCGGCAAAGGCAACATCGTGAAAATTTGGGTAGCGGGCTTTGCGCCGATGGAAAAGCGCCAGGTAACGTATGAAGCATTCCTGAAAAAATACCCGGATATCAAGGAAATCGCCGCGTTTGGCTCGGCAACGAACAACACCGCGCTGGATACGCAAGCGCAGATGGAAGCGATTTTGAAAAAGTATCCGAACAAAGGCGACATTACAGCCGTATGGGCATCGTGGGATGAATTTGCCAAAGGGGCAACCCGTGCGATCCAGCAAGCAGGACGCACCGAGATCAAGGTGTACGGCATCGACCTGAGCGACGAAGACTTGCAACTGATCCAGGAGCCAAACTCTCCTTGGGTCGCGACAGCAGCGGTAGATCCGTCGAATATCGGACGCATTCACGCGCAGACCGTTTTCCAAAAAATGAAAGGCGAGCAAGTGCCAGACAGCGTGAAGCTGAATCCGGTGCTGGTCAAACAGGAAGACTTGCCAAAGGATAAAAAAGTAACGATGGGCGATCTGTCCCAATACGTACAAGAGTGGGGCAAGTAA